From Nitrosopumilus zosterae, the proteins below share one genomic window:
- a CDS encoding HpcH/HpaI aldolase/citrate lyase family protein, translating into MTQLFRSLIFVPGNNPRFLEKAKKLRADIVCFDLEDSVPDNEKVNARNLIKSALKSRQSYESSIFVRTNSPTSGKISSDLKEVVQKGIDGIVIPKVNNVKEMEKIEKILSKLEKTRNLKPIQIIPSIESAEGVVNTYNIASFGKRVYAVVFGVFDLLNDLGVEYTKESEGARYSRAKIPVDAHAAGVVAIDAIWQDLKDSKGFAKDCKLGKSLGYSGKSIIHPDQISVVHKLFHPNKSEIFWAEKVCKAYLESIKKGKGATIVDGKMIDEVHFKQAKSLLEVVK; encoded by the coding sequence ATGACACAGCTTTTCAGAAGCCTTATTTTTGTTCCGGGAAATAATCCTAGATTTCTTGAAAAAGCAAAAAAATTACGTGCTGATATTGTCTGCTTTGATCTTGAAGATTCAGTACCAGACAATGAAAAAGTTAACGCAAGAAATCTTATCAAATCTGCATTAAAATCTAGACAATCTTATGAATCTTCAATTTTTGTTCGAACAAATTCTCCAACTTCAGGGAAAATCTCTTCTGATCTTAAAGAAGTGGTCCAAAAAGGAATTGATGGTATTGTTATCCCAAAGGTAAATAATGTAAAAGAGATGGAAAAAATTGAGAAAATACTATCAAAATTAGAAAAAACACGAAACCTAAAACCAATTCAAATAATTCCGTCAATTGAATCTGCAGAAGGTGTAGTTAACACGTATAACATTGCATCTTTTGGAAAAAGAGTTTATGCAGTAGTTTTTGGTGTTTTTGATCTTCTAAATGATCTAGGAGTTGAATATACAAAAGAATCAGAAGGTGCCAGATATTCTAGAGCAAAAATTCCTGTAGATGCACATGCTGCAGGAGTTGTGGCAATTGATGCCATCTGGCAGGATCTAAAAGATTCTAAAGGTTTTGCAAAAGATTGCAAACTGGGTAAAAGTTTAGGTTATTCAGGAAAAAGTATCATCCATCCAGATCAAATCTCTGTGGTGCACAAATTATTCCATCCTAATAAAAGTGAAATTTTCTGGGCTGAAAAAGTCTGTAAGGCATATCTTGAATCAATAAAGAAAGGTAAAGGTGCCACTATTGTTGATGGAAAAATGATAGATGAAGTACATTTCAAACAAGCAAAATCCCTTCTTGAAGTAGTAA